One window of Thermocoleostomius sinensis A174 genomic DNA carries:
- the coaD gene encoding pantetheine-phosphate adenylyltransferase, with amino-acid sequence MIALYPGSFDPITLGHLDIIERGCRLFERVIVVVFRNPNKNPLFTVQQRTEQIRQSTQHLTNVEVDCFDGLTVTYARMRNATVLLRGLRAVSDFEMELQMAHINKTLSDDIETVFLATSTEHSFLSSSVVKEIARFGGPIDHLVPQPVALDIYRCYAKTQTTKNSAPMLEGRPIDPSTERQPEPGESTFSKS; translated from the coding sequence GTGATTGCACTCTACCCTGGCAGTTTTGATCCCATTACATTGGGGCATCTCGATATCATCGAACGAGGATGTCGGCTGTTTGAACGAGTGATTGTGGTAGTATTCCGCAATCCCAACAAAAATCCGTTGTTCACGGTACAGCAGCGAACTGAGCAAATTCGTCAGTCTACTCAGCATCTCACCAATGTGGAAGTAGATTGTTTCGATGGTTTGACCGTCACCTACGCTCGAATGCGCAACGCCACGGTTTTATTAAGAGGGCTGCGGGCAGTGTCCGATTTTGAAATGGAACTGCAAATGGCCCATATCAATAAAACCCTTTCCGACGATATTGAAACCGTTTTTCTAGCCACTTCGACTGAACACAGCTTTCTAAGCAGTAGTGTTGTCAAGGAAATTGCTAGATTTGGTGGCCCGATCGATCATCTCGTTCCTCAACCTGTTGCCCTGGATATTTACCGATGCTACGCCAAGACCCAAACCACCAAAAACTCAGCCCCAATGCTGGAGGGTCGCCCAATCGATCCATCTACGGAGAGGCAACCCGAACCGGGGGAATCGACATTCAGCAAGAGCTAA
- a CDS encoding alpha/beta fold hydrolase has product MTSQEKTIAVGSLQWFYREAEPLNASDKPPVVLLHGLPSQSYSWRHVLPALANQGFRAIAPDWIGFGFSDKPDRRDFAYTPDAYITALADWLQALKLDRFSLVVQGFVGSVGLQYALRHPDQIERLAIFNAPLSPDAKLPWKMKQLGLPLLGDMLTQDPLLVDRTLEGGGGYQVEDKDLDVYRRPFLKSSDAGRALLAVVKNLQLTNALSEIQSGLATWQQPTLIAWGSRDPWLPVATAQAVVSSLPTAEFVELEEVGHYPQEDWHEKVNEALLTFLRRQIV; this is encoded by the coding sequence ATGACAAGTCAGGAGAAAACAATTGCAGTCGGCTCCCTTCAGTGGTTTTATCGAGAAGCAGAGCCACTTAACGCCAGCGATAAGCCGCCTGTTGTGTTGCTGCATGGTTTACCGTCACAAAGCTACAGTTGGCGCCATGTGTTACCGGCCTTGGCAAACCAAGGTTTTCGGGCCATTGCTCCCGACTGGATTGGCTTTGGGTTTTCAGATAAACCCGATCGCCGCGACTTTGCTTATACTCCTGATGCCTATATCACGGCTCTCGCTGACTGGTTACAGGCTTTAAAGCTCGATCGGTTTTCGCTGGTGGTACAAGGGTTTGTTGGCTCCGTGGGATTACAGTATGCGCTGCGGCATCCAGACCAGATAGAACGCTTAGCCATCTTCAATGCGCCCCTGTCTCCGGATGCCAAGTTACCCTGGAAAATGAAGCAACTGGGCTTGCCCCTGCTTGGCGATATGCTAACTCAAGATCCGCTGTTGGTCGATCGCACGCTTGAAGGTGGCGGCGGCTACCAAGTGGAAGACAAAGATCTGGATGTCTATCGTCGTCCATTCTTGAAAAGTTCAGACGCCGGACGAGCTTTGTTGGCCGTGGTGAAAAATCTACAACTGACAAACGCCTTGAGCGAAATTCAATCGGGGTTAGCGACTTGGCAACAGCCGACTCTGATTGCTTGGGGGAGTCGCGATCCGTGGCTTCCGGTGGCAACGGCTCAAGCAGTTGTGTCATCGCTGCCAACGGCTGAATTTGTGGAATTGGAGGAGGTGGGGCATTATCCTCAAGAAGATTGGCACGAAAAAGTCAATGAGGCCTTGTTGACATTTTTGCGCCGTCAGATTGTCTAG
- a CDS encoding peptidylprolyl isomerase: MTRAIMETDKGTIHLDLFDNDAPNTVKNFVDLSQKGFYDGLTFHRVISDFMIQGGCPRGDGRGGPGYTIKCEINPNKHVAGSLSMAHAGRDTGGSQFFICHSPQPHLDGVHTVFGHTDDMDVVNAIRKGDKIVSVKIEQ, encoded by the coding sequence ATGACTCGCGCCATTATGGAAACCGACAAGGGAACGATTCATCTTGATCTCTTTGACAACGATGCCCCCAACACTGTCAAAAATTTTGTTGACCTGTCCCAAAAGGGGTTTTATGATGGCTTGACGTTTCATCGGGTGATCTCTGATTTCATGATTCAGGGAGGTTGTCCACGAGGTGACGGACGGGGCGGCCCAGGCTACACCATTAAGTGTGAAATTAATCCGAATAAGCACGTGGCTGGTAGTTTGTCTATGGCTCATGCTGGTCGAGATACGGGCGGGAGCCAATTTTTCATTTGCCACTCACCACAGCCTCATCTGGATGGAGTCCACACAGTGTTTGGCCATACGGATGACATGGATGTGGTCAATGCCATTCGCAAAGGCGACAAGATTGTATCGGTGAAGATTGAGCAATAA
- the argJ gene encoding bifunctional ornithine acetyltransferase/N-acetylglutamate synthase: MADWQVVSGGITAPKGFKAGGIAAGLKPSGSPDLALIVSDVDAIAAGVFTTSQVKAACVDYCRQRLQAKPSARAILCNAGQANAATGAQGWADAVESAQLTGQALGISPELVLVASTGVIGQRIKMEQMRSGIPKLVETLSDNGSDAAAKAIITTDLVTKSIALELMLDGRPVRVGGICKGSGMIHPNMATMLAFVTCDAAISPHLWQEMVSRAADKSFNQITVDGDTSTNDSLIALANGESRTPAITESGAESDKLEAALTEVCMHLAKAIARDGEGATCLIEVQVSGAPDDASARQIARTVAGSSLFKSAVFGRDPNWGRIAAAAGRAGVPFEQDHLRVQLGTFLLMERGQPLPFDRAAASAYMKQAAAGAYLQDDTVLVAIDIGSGSGSGMAWGCDLSYDYVKINAEYTT; this comes from the coding sequence ATGGCGGACTGGCAGGTTGTTTCGGGAGGCATCACTGCACCGAAGGGGTTCAAAGCGGGTGGGATTGCCGCCGGGCTAAAACCTTCTGGTTCGCCCGATCTAGCGCTAATCGTGTCGGATGTGGATGCGATCGCGGCAGGAGTGTTCACCACCAGTCAGGTGAAGGCGGCTTGCGTCGATTATTGCCGTCAACGCCTGCAAGCGAAACCATCGGCCCGGGCAATTTTGTGTAATGCTGGACAAGCCAATGCGGCAACCGGGGCCCAAGGTTGGGCGGATGCGGTAGAAAGCGCCCAACTGACCGGACAAGCTTTGGGAATTTCACCGGAGTTGGTGCTGGTTGCGTCTACGGGGGTGATTGGGCAACGCATCAAAATGGAACAGATGCGCTCGGGAATTCCTAAGCTGGTGGAAACACTCTCAGATAATGGTTCTGATGCAGCGGCTAAAGCGATCATTACGACCGATTTGGTGACGAAATCAATCGCGCTGGAATTGATGCTGGATGGTCGTCCGGTGCGGGTGGGAGGGATTTGCAAAGGCTCTGGCATGATTCACCCAAATATGGCCACGATGCTGGCGTTCGTCACCTGCGATGCCGCAATTTCTCCGCACTTGTGGCAGGAAATGGTCAGCCGGGCCGCCGACAAGAGCTTTAACCAAATTACTGTAGACGGAGATACCAGTACCAATGATTCCTTGATTGCGTTGGCGAATGGTGAATCTCGCACACCAGCCATTACCGAATCGGGAGCGGAGTCCGATAAACTGGAAGCCGCTCTGACCGAGGTATGTATGCATTTGGCAAAGGCGATCGCCCGCGATGGTGAAGGCGCAACGTGCTTGATTGAAGTGCAGGTCTCTGGTGCACCCGATGATGCATCAGCCCGGCAAATTGCCCGAACGGTCGCGGGTTCGTCTCTGTTTAAGTCGGCGGTGTTTGGTCGTGATCCCAACTGGGGACGGATTGCTGCCGCTGCGGGGCGGGCGGGTGTGCCGTTTGAGCAAGACCATTTGCGTGTGCAGTTGGGCACGTTTTTGCTGATGGAACGCGGACAACCGTTACCGTTCGATCGGGCGGCAGCTAGTGCTTATATGAAACAAGCGGCGGCTGGGGCGTATCTGCAAGACGATACGGTGCTAGTAGCGATCGATATTGGCAGTGGTTCTGGATCAGGCATGGCCTGGGGCTGCGACCTCAGCTATGACTATGTCAAGATCAATGCAGAATATACAACCTAG
- a CDS encoding Ycf66 family protein yields MLTYLLAIGVALGSFTFYMIAFFFPELYRKHDLIWSGVGLFYAYVLWNYAERIRGAVLLGQMSAIALIGWFGWQTLALRWEQTPVEQRTHVPFYQDSFGKVVQTQTEQLITYLQSDEFKSKLPQNSQEFSQQATRFLKTAKEWTIAAVAAVKSSFNSKSIDSAKSTLDEYE; encoded by the coding sequence ATGCTGACTTATCTGCTGGCGATCGGGGTTGCGCTTGGTAGTTTTACCTTCTATATGATCGCCTTTTTTTTTCCAGAGCTTTACCGCAAACATGACTTGATTTGGAGCGGCGTGGGGCTATTTTATGCCTATGTACTTTGGAACTATGCCGAACGGATTCGTGGAGCCGTGCTGTTAGGGCAAATGAGTGCGATCGCCCTGATTGGCTGGTTTGGTTGGCAAACATTAGCCTTGCGCTGGGAACAAACCCCCGTAGAGCAACGGACTCATGTGCCGTTCTATCAAGATTCTTTCGGTAAAGTGGTACAAACCCAAACCGAGCAACTAATTACCTACCTGCAATCTGACGAATTTAAGTCAAAATTGCCCCAGAACTCTCAAGAGTTTTCGCAGCAAGCAACCCGCTTCTTGAAAACCGCCAAAGAATGGACGATCGCAGCCGTTGCTGCCGTTAAATCATCATTCAACTCTAAATCGATTGATTCAGCGAAATCAACCCTAGATGAGTATGAGTAG